A genome region from Geodermatophilus bullaregiensis includes the following:
- a CDS encoding DEAD/DEAH box helicase: MTSPQSPSPAGSRPRRRRGGRGRGTGTGTGTGSTAQTPQPRPAPGTEAPAPAVVPAGDVATVLPTDTTFEALGVPAPLVEVLTASGITAPFPIQVATLPDSLSGRDVLGRGRTGSGKTLAFGLPLVARLAASTTRRQPKRPRALVLVPTRELANQVLAVVEPLARALGMSATTIFGGVGQNPQVQALARGVDVVIACPGRLEDLIGQGHCDLGAVEVTVLDEADHMADLGFLPGVKRIMDRTPAVGQRMLFSATLDNGVDVLVKRYLTAPTTHSVDPAVAPVATMTHHVLHVAAADKPEVVRQLASGQGRSVLFTRTKHQAKKLAKQLTASGIPAVDLHGNLSQNARERNLEAFSSGETRVLCATDIAARGIHVDDVALVVHVDPPTEHKAYLHRSGRTARAGAGGTVVTVSTPDQNGEVRTLTRQAGISPIVTAVRPGAEQIAELTGPAAPHVEPAPVPAAQPQGQGGGQGGGQGGGRRRRSGGSGSGGSAATPAAGGRGGSAAGKPGSGRATGPARTRAELAARAGTHTAASFSGRARRGGR, from the coding sequence ATGACCTCCCCGCAGTCCCCCTCCCCCGCCGGCTCCCGGCCGCGCCGCCGTCGCGGCGGCCGCGGCCGCGGCACGGGCACCGGCACCGGCACCGGCAGCACCGCCCAGACCCCCCAGCCGCGCCCCGCCCCGGGCACGGAAGCACCGGCGCCCGCCGTCGTCCCCGCCGGCGACGTCGCCACCGTGCTGCCCACCGACACCACGTTCGAGGCGCTGGGCGTGCCCGCCCCGCTGGTCGAGGTGCTCACCGCCAGCGGCATCACCGCGCCGTTCCCCATCCAGGTCGCGACGCTGCCGGACTCGCTGTCCGGCCGTGACGTGCTCGGCCGCGGCCGCACCGGCTCGGGCAAGACGCTGGCCTTCGGCCTCCCGCTGGTCGCCCGGCTGGCCGCCTCGACCACCCGCCGCCAGCCGAAGCGGCCGCGTGCCCTCGTCCTGGTGCCGACCCGCGAGCTGGCCAACCAGGTGCTGGCCGTCGTCGAGCCGCTGGCCCGCGCCCTCGGCATGAGCGCGACGACGATCTTCGGCGGCGTCGGCCAGAACCCGCAGGTGCAGGCGCTGGCCCGCGGGGTCGACGTCGTCATCGCCTGCCCCGGCCGGCTCGAGGACCTCATCGGCCAGGGGCACTGCGACCTCGGCGCCGTCGAGGTCACGGTCCTCGACGAGGCCGACCACATGGCCGACCTGGGCTTCCTGCCCGGCGTCAAGCGGATCATGGACCGGACGCCGGCGGTCGGTCAGCGCATGCTGTTCTCGGCCACGCTGGACAACGGCGTCGACGTCCTGGTGAAGCGCTACCTGACGGCCCCGACCACCCACTCGGTGGACCCGGCCGTCGCCCCGGTGGCGACCATGACCCACCACGTGCTGCACGTGGCCGCGGCCGACAAGCCCGAGGTGGTCCGCCAGCTGGCCTCCGGCCAGGGCCGCAGCGTGCTGTTCACCCGCACCAAGCACCAGGCCAAGAAGCTGGCCAAGCAGCTCACGGCCTCCGGCATCCCCGCCGTCGACCTGCACGGCAACCTCAGCCAGAACGCCCGCGAGCGCAACCTCGAGGCGTTCAGCTCCGGCGAGACCCGTGTGCTGTGCGCGACCGACATCGCCGCGCGCGGCATCCACGTCGACGACGTGGCGCTGGTCGTGCACGTCGACCCGCCGACCGAGCACAAGGCCTACCTGCACCGCTCGGGCCGCACCGCCCGCGCGGGGGCCGGCGGCACCGTGGTGACCGTCTCCACGCCGGACCAGAACGGTGAGGTCCGCACGCTGACCCGCCAGGCCGGCATCTCCCCGATCGTGACGGCGGTGCGACCGGGCGCCGAGCAGATCGCCGAGCTCACCGGCCCGGCCGCGCCCCACGTCGAGCCGGCCCCGGTGCCCGCCGCGCAGCCGCAGGGCCAGGGCGGCGGACAGGGCGGCGGACAGGGCGGCGGCCGGCGGCGGCGCTCCGGGGGCTCCGGCTCCGGCGGGTCGGCAGCCACCCCCGCGGCCGGCGGCCGCGGCGGCTCGGCCGCAGGCAAGCCCGGTTCGGGCCGCGCCACCGGCCCGGCGCGCACCCGCGCCGAGCTGGCCGCCCGGGCCGGCACGCACACGGCGGCCTCCTTCAGCGGCCGGGCACGGCGCGGCGGTCGCTGA
- a CDS encoding helix-turn-helix domain-containing protein: protein MASADLLLHPVRLRVVQALLGDRAMTTGDLHAELPDVPAATLYRHVGLLADAGVLEVVAQRRVRGSTERTYRLVVEAASVGLDEAAGMTPEEHRRAFGTFVAALLADFDRWVDGAGDEGLRPAEDGVGYRQVALWLTDAELTALVADLREVLRARTAAGPGEGRRRRLVSTVLLPGD from the coding sequence GTGGCATCTGCGGACCTGCTGCTGCACCCCGTGCGCCTCCGGGTCGTCCAGGCCCTCCTGGGGGACCGGGCTATGACCACCGGGGACCTGCACGCCGAGCTGCCCGACGTCCCGGCCGCGACGCTGTACCGGCACGTCGGCCTGCTCGCCGACGCCGGTGTCCTCGAGGTGGTCGCGCAGCGGCGGGTGCGGGGCAGCACCGAGCGCACCTACCGGCTCGTGGTCGAGGCCGCCTCGGTCGGCCTGGACGAGGCGGCGGGCATGACCCCCGAGGAGCACCGCCGCGCCTTCGGGACCTTCGTGGCCGCGCTGCTGGCCGACTTCGACCGCTGGGTCGACGGCGCCGGCGACGAGGGGCTGCGCCCCGCGGAGGACGGGGTCGGCTACCGGCAGGTCGCGCTGTGGCTCACCGACGCGGAGCTCACCGCGCTGGTCGCCGACCTGCGCGAGGTGCTGCGTGCCCGGACGGCCGCCGGACCGGGGGAGGGACGCCGCCGGCGGCTGGTGAGCACCGTGCTGCTGCCCGGGGACTGA
- a CDS encoding alpha/beta hydrolase family protein yields MTVREVGLTVPGDPPLAGTLTLPDRPGPVPAVLLAPGSGPLDRDSDHRRARFGVTRELAHALAEGGLASLRHDKRGVGGTPGDWRRAGLYDHVDDLVRARDALAARPEVDGGRVVLAGHSEGALLAAAAAARGVPAAGVVLLAGSATPGDELLRWQARQIAPTLPAPVRALLRLFGTDLERKVAANHERIRATTTDVARIGGVRVNARWHREFLAHDPRTDLARLTVPVLAVTGSKDLQVRPDDLDAIAATVPGPVETLLVPDLTHTLRRQPGPASLRAYRGELRRPVDPEVLATVVGWCRRVSGVPSVP; encoded by the coding sequence GTGACCGTGCGCGAGGTCGGGCTGACGGTGCCCGGCGACCCCCCGCTGGCCGGCACCCTGACCCTGCCGGACCGACCGGGCCCCGTGCCGGCGGTGCTGCTCGCACCCGGCTCCGGGCCGCTGGACCGCGACTCCGACCACCGGCGGGCCCGCTTCGGTGTCACCCGGGAACTGGCGCACGCCCTCGCCGAGGGCGGGCTGGCCTCCCTCCGCCACGACAAGCGCGGCGTCGGCGGCACCCCCGGGGACTGGCGGCGGGCCGGGCTGTACGACCACGTCGACGACCTGGTGCGCGCTCGCGACGCCCTGGCCGCCCGGCCCGAGGTCGACGGCGGCCGGGTCGTGCTGGCCGGCCACAGCGAGGGGGCCCTGCTGGCCGCCGCGGCGGCCGCGCGCGGGGTGCCGGCCGCCGGCGTCGTGCTGCTGGCGGGGTCGGCCACGCCGGGCGACGAGCTGCTGCGCTGGCAGGCCCGGCAGATCGCCCCGACCCTGCCGGCTCCCGTCCGGGCACTGCTGCGGCTGTTCGGCACCGACCTGGAGCGGAAGGTGGCCGCGAACCACGAGCGGATCCGGGCCACGACCACCGACGTCGCCCGCATCGGCGGCGTGCGCGTCAACGCGCGGTGGCACCGGGAGTTCCTGGCGCACGACCCGCGCACCGACCTGGCCCGCCTGACGGTGCCGGTCCTCGCCGTGACCGGCAGCAAGGACCTGCAGGTCCGCCCGGACGACCTCGACGCGATCGCGGCGACGGTGCCCGGACCGGTCGAGACGCTCCTGGTCCCCGACCTCACCCACACGCTGCGCCGCCAGCCCGGCCCGGCGTCGCTGCGCGCCTACCGCGGCGAGCTGCGCCGTCCGGTCGACCCGGAGGTGCTGGCGACGGTGGTGGGCTGGTGCCGGCGGGTGAGTGGTGTCCCGTCCGTGCCCTGA
- a CDS encoding cupredoxin domain-containing protein: MSHPTRSTRRAAALALAVGLLSACSDSGASEDAAGASASTSATSESAATSSAAPESSAAAETSIAAPAPSTAGAPTEAEARTVTATEGEMFIELSEDSFSPGSYTIEVVNEGNATHDLVVERDGEDVAATENIAPGQSATLTVTLEAGEYVFYCSIGNHRAMGMETPVTVSA, from the coding sequence GTGTCCCACCCGACCCGCTCCACCCGCCGCGCCGCGGCCCTCGCCCTCGCCGTCGGCCTGCTGAGCGCCTGCTCGGACTCCGGCGCGAGCGAGGACGCCGCCGGCGCGTCGGCCTCGACGAGTGCCACGTCCGAGAGCGCCGCGACCAGCAGCGCGGCCCCGGAGAGCAGTGCGGCGGCCGAGACCAGCATCGCCGCACCGGCACCGTCGACGGCAGGAGCGCCCACCGAGGCCGAGGCCCGGACCGTCACGGCCACCGAGGGTGAGATGTTCATCGAGCTGTCCGAGGACTCCTTCTCCCCCGGCAGCTACACCATCGAGGTGGTCAACGAGGGCAACGCCACCCACGACCTGGTGGTCGAGCGGGACGGCGAGGACGTGGCCGCCACCGAGAACATCGCGCCGGGACAGTCGGCGACGCTGACGGTCACCCTCGAGGCGGGCGAGTACGTCTTCTACTGCTCCATCGGCAACCACCGCGCCATGGGCATGGAGACTCCCGTGACGGTGAGCGCATGA
- a CDS encoding sugar phosphate isomerase/epimerase family protein: MPRPVTLFTGQWADLPFEEVCRLASGWGYDGLEIACWGDHLDVVRAAEDDSYVADRRALLGKHGLQVFAISNHLNGQAVCDDPIDERHRGMVNPRVWGDGDPEGVRQRAAEEMKATARAAAKLGVRTVVGFTGSSIWKTVAMFPPVPESMVEAGYRDFADRWNPILDVFDEVGVRFAHEVHPSEIAYDYWTTVAAMEAIGHREAFGLNWDPSHFVWQDLDPVSFLWDFRDRIYHVDCKDAKRQVGNGRNGRMGSHLPWADPRRGWDFVSTGHGDVPWEACFRMLNTIGYDGPISVEWEDAGMDRLVGAPEALEFVRRLAFDPPAAAFDAAFSAR, from the coding sequence GTGCCCCGTCCCGTCACCCTGTTCACCGGCCAGTGGGCCGACCTGCCGTTCGAGGAGGTGTGCCGGCTGGCCTCCGGGTGGGGCTACGACGGCCTGGAGATCGCCTGCTGGGGCGACCACCTCGACGTCGTCCGCGCCGCCGAGGACGACTCCTACGTCGCCGACCGCAGGGCGCTCCTGGGAAAGCACGGCCTGCAGGTGTTCGCGATCTCCAACCACCTCAACGGGCAGGCCGTCTGCGACGACCCGATCGACGAGCGGCACCGGGGCATGGTCAACCCGCGGGTGTGGGGCGACGGCGACCCCGAGGGCGTGCGGCAGCGCGCCGCCGAGGAGATGAAGGCGACCGCCCGCGCCGCGGCGAAGCTGGGCGTCAGGACCGTCGTCGGGTTCACCGGGTCGTCGATCTGGAAGACCGTGGCGATGTTCCCGCCGGTGCCCGAGTCCATGGTCGAGGCCGGCTACCGCGACTTCGCCGACCGGTGGAACCCGATCCTCGACGTCTTCGACGAGGTGGGCGTGCGCTTCGCCCACGAGGTGCACCCCTCGGAGATCGCCTACGACTACTGGACGACGGTCGCGGCGATGGAGGCGATCGGCCACCGGGAGGCCTTCGGGCTCAACTGGGACCCCAGCCACTTCGTCTGGCAGGACCTCGACCCGGTCTCGTTCCTGTGGGACTTCCGGGACCGGATCTACCACGTGGACTGCAAGGACGCGAAGCGCCAGGTGGGCAACGGCCGCAACGGCCGGATGGGCTCGCACCTGCCGTGGGCCGACCCGCGGCGCGGCTGGGACTTCGTCTCCACCGGCCACGGCGACGTCCCGTGGGAGGCCTGCTTCCGGATGCTCAACACGATCGGCTACGACGGGCCGATCTCGGTCGAGTGGGAGGACGCCGGCATGGACCGCCTGGTCGGTGCCCCCGAGGCGCTGGAGTTCGTCCGCCGGCTGGCGTTCGACCCGCCGGCGGCCGCCTTCGACGCGGCCTTCTCCGCCCGCTGA
- a CDS encoding Gfo/Idh/MocA family protein, with protein sequence MTSADRPTLGVGLIGHAFMGAAHSQAWRTAPHFFDLPLRPELTVLAGRDRDRVTDAAARLGWASVETDWRQVLERDDVGLVDVCTPGDTHAEIAVAALEAGKHVLCEKPLANTVAEAEAMAEAAARAAARGVRSMVGFTYRRVPAIGLARRLVAEGRLGQVRHVRAQYLQDWIADPSAPMSWRLEKDRAGSGALGDIGAHVVDLAQYVTGQAVTGVSAVLETFVRQRPLPASAGSLSGVAGEGMGEVTVDDAALFLGRLTGGALASFEATRFALGRKNAIRLEVNGSEGSLAFDFEDMNVLEFFDGTEPAERAGFRRVIVTEPEHPYVAAWWPAGHGLGYEHGFTHQVVDLVTAIAKDEDPAPSFADGLQVQRVLDAVERSAANRSTWTDVPN encoded by the coding sequence ATGACCTCAGCTGACCGGCCGACCCTCGGGGTCGGCCTCATCGGACACGCCTTCATGGGCGCGGCGCACTCGCAGGCCTGGCGCACCGCCCCCCACTTCTTCGACCTCCCGCTGCGCCCGGAGCTGACCGTCCTCGCCGGCCGCGACCGCGACCGGGTCACCGACGCCGCCGCCCGCCTCGGCTGGGCGTCGGTGGAGACCGACTGGCGGCAGGTCCTAGAGCGCGACGACGTCGGCCTGGTCGACGTCTGCACGCCCGGTGACACGCACGCCGAGATCGCCGTCGCGGCGCTGGAGGCCGGCAAGCACGTCCTGTGCGAGAAGCCGCTGGCCAACACCGTCGCCGAGGCCGAGGCCATGGCCGAGGCCGCCGCCCGGGCCGCCGCCCGCGGGGTGCGCTCGATGGTCGGCTTCACCTACCGCCGGGTGCCGGCGATCGGGCTGGCGCGCCGGCTCGTCGCCGAGGGCCGGCTCGGCCAGGTGCGGCACGTGCGCGCGCAGTACCTGCAGGACTGGATCGCCGACCCCTCGGCCCCCATGTCGTGGCGACTGGAGAAGGACCGGGCGGGCTCCGGCGCGCTCGGCGACATCGGCGCGCACGTCGTCGACCTCGCGCAGTACGTCACCGGCCAGGCGGTGACCGGCGTCAGCGCCGTCCTCGAGACCTTCGTCCGTCAGCGCCCGCTGCCGGCGTCGGCCGGCTCGCTGTCCGGGGTGGCCGGCGAGGGCATGGGGGAGGTGACCGTGGACGACGCCGCGCTGTTCCTCGGCCGCCTCACCGGTGGCGCGCTCGCCAGCTTCGAGGCCACCCGGTTCGCCCTCGGCCGCAAGAACGCGATCCGCCTGGAGGTCAACGGGTCCGAGGGCAGCCTGGCCTTCGACTTCGAGGACATGAACGTGCTCGAGTTCTTCGACGGCACCGAGCCCGCCGAGCGGGCGGGGTTCCGCCGGGTCATCGTCACCGAGCCCGAGCACCCCTACGTGGCGGCCTGGTGGCCGGCCGGCCACGGGCTGGGCTACGAGCACGGCTTCACCCACCAGGTCGTGGACCTGGTGACCGCCATCGCCAAGGACGAGGACCCGGCGCCGTCCTTCGCCGACGGGCTGCAGGTCCAGCGGGTGCTGGACGCCGTCGAGCGCAGCGCCGCGAACCGCTCGACCTGGACCGACGTCCCCAACTGA
- a CDS encoding substrate-binding domain-containing protein, whose translation MSATRQRPFRRLPYATVALLSAGVLVAGCTSNTPEASGGGGGNQAASDNDETGDTVTIAFSAPAADHGWIAGITEAARAEAEGYEDVELAFAEGTNDVSTQISQVETFINQGVDAIVLLPFDGAALTPVALQAMEAGIPVINVDREFDSPFAARTTILGDNYGMGVSAGTYICEQLGDQPDAVVAEIAGIDSLPLTQDRSQGFADALGDCGLEVGNRVSADFTVEGGEEAAANLLQAAPQIDAVWNHDDDQGVGVLAAIEAAGRDEFFMVGGAGSANAMREIQAGDSVLQATVIYPHTQAADGIRLARLIAQDKSLSDLVELEVPRQIVLNAPVVTADNVDQYIDSAFES comes from the coding sequence ATGTCTGCAACGAGGCAGCGTCCGTTCCGCCGTCTGCCGTACGCCACGGTCGCCCTGCTCAGTGCGGGCGTGCTCGTGGCCGGCTGCACCAGCAACACCCCGGAGGCCTCCGGCGGCGGCGGCGGCAACCAGGCCGCCAGCGACAACGACGAGACCGGCGACACCGTGACCATCGCGTTCTCGGCGCCGGCCGCCGACCACGGCTGGATCGCCGGCATCACCGAGGCCGCCCGCGCCGAGGCCGAGGGGTACGAGGACGTCGAGCTGGCGTTCGCCGAGGGCACCAACGACGTCAGCACCCAGATCAGCCAGGTCGAGACGTTCATCAACCAGGGCGTCGACGCGATCGTGCTGCTGCCCTTCGACGGCGCCGCGCTCACCCCGGTCGCGCTGCAGGCCATGGAGGCCGGCATCCCGGTCATCAACGTCGACCGCGAGTTCGACAGCCCGTTCGCCGCCCGCACCACGATCCTCGGCGACAACTACGGCATGGGCGTCTCCGCCGGCACCTACATCTGCGAGCAGCTGGGCGACCAGCCCGACGCCGTGGTCGCCGAGATCGCCGGCATCGACTCGCTGCCGCTGACCCAGGACCGCAGCCAGGGCTTCGCGGACGCGCTGGGTGACTGCGGGCTGGAGGTGGGCAACCGCGTGTCCGCGGACTTCACCGTCGAGGGCGGCGAGGAGGCGGCGGCCAACCTGCTCCAGGCGGCGCCGCAGATCGACGCGGTCTGGAACCACGACGACGACCAGGGCGTCGGCGTCCTGGCCGCGATCGAGGCCGCCGGCCGCGACGAGTTCTTCATGGTCGGCGGCGCCGGCTCGGCCAACGCCATGCGGGAGATCCAGGCCGGCGACTCGGTGCTGCAGGCGACGGTCATCTACCCGCACACCCAGGCGGCCGACGGCATCCGCCTGGCCCGGCTGATCGCCCAGGACAAGTCCCTGTCCGACCTGGTCGAGCTCGAGGTCCCGCGGCAGATCGTGCTCAACGCGCCGGTCGTCACCGCCGACAACGTCGACCAGTACATCGACAGCGCCTTCGAGTCCTGA
- a CDS encoding ABC transporter permease, which produces MSSDTSGGSTTLTAGTGESGAGRRGRSGGGFAAGPVGRNLGLVVALVILCIVGIVTAGDRFADVDNVLTILRLASVIGVVSIGMTFVIIGGGIDLSVGALAALASVWATTLATQQMAEDVHWIVMVFTALAVGAVAGLVNGVVIAYGRLAAFIATLAMLAAARGLAEIIANRRTQIVRDQDFLSFFAGDVLGVPTLVIIFALVAVAGWVLLNRTTFGRRTFAVGGNAEAARLAGIRVQRHTVKLYVLSGITCGIAAVMIMARTTTGSSTHGTLWELDAIAAVVIGGTLLIGGRGTIVGTVLGVLIFTTLGNVFTLNNLSSSAQAVARGVIIILAVMLQQRLATGGFSFRRPTAGPPAGGPVTAGAPAGAVSGGTTADGAPGGTVQAPTR; this is translated from the coding sequence ATGAGCAGCGACACCAGCGGCGGCAGCACCACGCTGACGGCGGGGACGGGGGAGTCCGGCGCCGGCCGCCGGGGGCGCTCCGGCGGCGGCTTCGCCGCCGGACCTGTGGGCCGCAACCTGGGCCTGGTCGTCGCGCTGGTGATCCTCTGCATCGTCGGCATCGTCACCGCCGGTGACCGCTTCGCCGACGTCGACAACGTGCTGACCATCCTCCGGCTGGCCTCGGTCATCGGCGTGGTCAGCATCGGCATGACCTTCGTGATCATCGGCGGCGGCATCGACCTGTCGGTCGGCGCGCTCGCCGCGCTGGCGTCGGTGTGGGCCACCACCCTCGCCACGCAGCAGATGGCCGAGGACGTGCACTGGATCGTCATGGTCTTCACCGCGCTGGCGGTGGGCGCGGTGGCCGGCCTGGTCAACGGCGTGGTCATCGCCTACGGGAGGCTCGCCGCCTTCATCGCCACGCTGGCGATGCTCGCCGCCGCCCGCGGCCTGGCCGAGATCATCGCCAACCGCCGCACCCAGATCGTGCGGGACCAGGACTTCCTGTCCTTCTTCGCCGGCGACGTGCTCGGCGTCCCGACGCTGGTGATCATCTTCGCGCTGGTCGCCGTCGCCGGGTGGGTGCTGCTCAACCGGACCACCTTCGGCCGGCGCACGTTCGCCGTCGGCGGCAACGCCGAGGCCGCGCGGCTGGCCGGCATCCGGGTGCAGCGGCACACGGTCAAGCTCTACGTGCTCTCCGGCATCACCTGCGGCATCGCGGCCGTGATGATCATGGCGCGGACGACGACCGGCAGCTCGACCCACGGCACCCTGTGGGAGCTCGACGCCATCGCCGCGGTGGTCATCGGCGGCACGCTGCTCATCGGCGGGCGCGGGACGATCGTCGGCACCGTCCTCGGCGTCCTGATCTTCACGACGCTGGGCAACGTGTTCACGCTCAACAACCTGTCGAGCTCGGCCCAGGCCGTCGCCCGCGGCGTGATCATCATCCTCGCCGTCATGCTGCAGCAGCGGCTGGCCACCGGCGGTTTCAGCTTCCGCCGGCCCACGGCCGGACCCCCCGCCGGCGGTCCGGTCACGGCCGGCGCACCGGCCGGCGCGGTCTCCGGAGGCACCACGGCCGACGGCGCCCCGGGCGGCACCGTCCAGGCCCCGACCCGCTGA
- a CDS encoding sugar ABC transporter ATP-binding protein, which translates to MTAPAREAALREAPLLEMQGIVKTFPGVRALGGVDLDVRAGEVHCLLGQNGAGKSTLIKVLAGAHQPDEGTIHWRGERVRLGDPQAALGLGIATIYQELDLVAGLTVADNVFLGREQSRFGLTFPGEINRRAAALLTRLGHPEIRPGAELGSLSAASQQMVSIARALSQDARLIIMDEPSAVLDNEEVQRLFAVIRDLTAEGVAVVYISHRLEEIREIGDRITVLKDGRTVATGLPARETPTREVITLMTGRTIEYVFPERRRPVAGDQEPLLEVEDLGLHGTFAGVSFAVRPGEIVGLAGLVGSGRSEVLETVYGARRATSGRVRVAGRRLRPGDVGAAVAAGVGLAPEERKSQALLLGESVARNITISSLARFATGGLLSGAAERAAAREQVRSLDVRPADETREVRTLSGGNQQKVVLARWLLRDCRVLLLDEPTRGVDVGARSEIYALVRDLADRGVAVVVVSSEIPEVLGLADRVLVLAEGRVLAQEPAEALDEHRVLDLVMQGTTTHGVAPELHHTTGVGTAQHEGTGA; encoded by the coding sequence GTGACCGCGCCGGCACGGGAGGCAGCGCTGCGCGAGGCGCCGCTGCTGGAGATGCAGGGCATCGTCAAGACCTTCCCGGGCGTCCGGGCGCTCGGCGGCGTCGACCTCGACGTCCGGGCGGGCGAGGTGCACTGCCTGCTGGGTCAGAACGGCGCGGGGAAGTCGACGCTGATCAAGGTGCTCGCCGGGGCCCACCAGCCCGACGAGGGCACGATCCACTGGCGCGGCGAGCGGGTCCGGCTCGGTGACCCGCAGGCCGCCCTCGGGCTCGGGATCGCGACGATCTACCAGGAGCTCGACCTCGTCGCCGGCCTGACCGTGGCCGACAACGTCTTCCTCGGCCGGGAGCAGTCCCGCTTCGGGCTCACCTTCCCCGGGGAGATCAACCGGCGGGCCGCCGCGCTGCTGACCCGGCTCGGTCACCCCGAGATCCGGCCCGGTGCGGAGCTGGGCTCCCTGTCCGCGGCCTCGCAGCAGATGGTCAGCATCGCGCGGGCGCTGTCGCAGGACGCGCGGCTGATCATCATGGACGAGCCCTCCGCCGTCCTGGACAACGAGGAGGTGCAGCGCCTCTTCGCCGTCATCCGCGACCTCACCGCCGAGGGCGTCGCCGTCGTCTACATCTCCCACCGGCTCGAGGAGATCCGCGAGATCGGTGACCGCATCACCGTCCTCAAGGACGGCCGGACGGTCGCCACCGGGCTCCCGGCCCGGGAGACGCCGACCCGCGAGGTCATCACCCTGATGACCGGCCGCACCATCGAGTACGTCTTCCCCGAGCGCCGCCGGCCGGTGGCCGGGGACCAGGAGCCGCTGCTGGAGGTCGAGGACCTCGGGCTGCACGGCACCTTCGCCGGCGTCTCCTTCGCCGTCCGGCCGGGCGAGATCGTCGGGCTGGCCGGGCTCGTGGGCTCGGGCCGCTCGGAGGTCCTGGAGACCGTCTACGGCGCGCGCCGGGCGACCTCGGGCCGGGTCCGCGTGGCCGGCCGGCGGCTGCGCCCGGGCGACGTCGGCGCCGCGGTCGCCGCCGGCGTGGGCCTCGCACCCGAGGAGCGCAAGAGCCAGGCGCTGCTGCTCGGTGAGTCCGTGGCCCGCAACATCACCATCTCCAGCCTGGCCCGCTTCGCCACGGGCGGGCTGCTGTCCGGTGCCGCCGAGCGGGCCGCTGCGCGCGAGCAGGTCCGCTCGCTCGACGTCCGTCCCGCCGACGAGACCCGCGAGGTCCGCACCCTCTCAGGCGGCAACCAGCAGAAGGTCGTCCTGGCCCGCTGGCTGCTGCGCGACTGCCGGGTGCTGCTGCTCGACGAGCCCACCCGCGGCGTCGACGTCGGCGCCCGCTCGGAGATCTACGCGCTCGTGCGCGACCTCGCCGACCGCGGTGTCGCCGTCGTCGTCGTCTCCAGCGAGATCCCCGAGGTGCTGGGGCTGGCCGACCGCGTCCTCGTGCTCGCGGAGGGCCGGGTGCTGGCGCAGGAACCGGCCGAGGCGCTCGACGAGCACCGGGTGCTCGACCTGGTGATGCAGGGGACCACCACGCACGGCGTCGCGCCGGAACTCCACCACACGACAGGCGTCGGGACGGCGCAGCACGAAGGGACCGGAGCATGA